A single uncultured Acetobacterium sp. DNA region contains:
- a CDS encoding penicillin-binding transpeptidase domain-containing protein, with translation MNIKKKAQREIGPVGKQNRIMIALVVLSLCLIIVIGKLFSLQIVNSTGKYERQVDQLVEEVPIKASRGDIYDRNKNVLAKDSSATALNVIPYEVEQPERLANTLSAKLGLKYEDIMAKISVLENDIVEVKNGISQGAAVIVLSHNFDGVTIEDGTLYFEPIKIKDPKAVASAISGDLDYDYESLYDKATRKENQPVLIRGKVDNALALEIKDSEAIKDDSGEVQSYNGIELLDDYRRYYTNGNFASYILGFTGMDYSGLYGVEATYNDVLSGEDGVVYFQKDADGNQIPSQTKILKEPVQGEDIVLTIDSNIQLMAEKAVKEAAATWKTKSVTAIVMETKTGEVVAMATTPDYNLNDPFTLDPTFAATHAEDLAGKTDEEKLAEMYKNQAVSFIYEPGSTFKALTGSAALEEGVITPDTIVYCDGAIQVGDAVINCATGPHGAETVSDAIAHSCNPGLVQIIEKLNPDVFYQYVYNFGLGQTTGIELDGEESGIVNRLSTANGGVNEVDYATFSFGQGLAVTPIQIISALNCVVNNGYYEKPTIISSETKGEPIESPKQIISTETSSAMREIMRKVVGYDADMTALSEGYSIGGKTGTAEKFINGEYSSSKYVTSFYCFSPVEDPKYSVYVVLDEPAAGAYGSTSAAPTAISLMKQALNYNSADATNTGGATQEIQSGTITVPDLVGQNSDFAASILNEKGIKYSIDPTTTGSTVISQSVPTNSVYDPNTELVLALGDSGTESAGTVVVPDLKGLSIQSANEILTGLGLKLKITGNGFASSQTPAPTTVVDKGSDVSVTFTP, from the coding sequence GTGAATATAAAAAAGAAGGCACAACGAGAGATTGGACCAGTCGGCAAACAGAATCGAATCATGATTGCCTTGGTTGTACTTTCATTGTGCTTAATTATTGTTATTGGAAAATTGTTTTCCCTGCAAATTGTGAATTCAACCGGAAAATATGAACGACAGGTCGATCAATTGGTTGAAGAAGTGCCCATCAAAGCATCTCGGGGTGATATTTATGATCGCAACAAAAATGTCTTGGCCAAAGATTCATCGGCTACGGCATTAAATGTAATCCCCTATGAAGTAGAGCAGCCGGAGCGGTTGGCAAATACGCTAAGCGCTAAGCTTGGCCTGAAATACGAAGATATTATGGCCAAAATATCGGTGCTGGAAAATGACATTGTTGAGGTCAAAAACGGGATTAGTCAAGGAGCCGCCGTGATTGTGCTCAGTCACAATTTTGATGGGGTCACCATTGAAGATGGCACCTTATATTTTGAACCAATAAAAATTAAAGATCCTAAGGCAGTGGCATCAGCTATTTCCGGCGATTTGGATTATGATTATGAATCACTATACGATAAAGCCACTCGAAAAGAAAATCAGCCGGTGTTGATTCGCGGTAAGGTTGATAATGCACTGGCATTGGAAATCAAAGATTCAGAGGCGATCAAAGACGATTCAGGAGAAGTTCAAAGCTACAATGGGATTGAACTTTTAGATGACTACCGACGATATTATACCAATGGAAACTTTGCTTCCTACATTTTGGGATTTACCGGAATGGATTATAGTGGTTTATACGGTGTTGAAGCTACCTATAATGATGTGCTCAGTGGCGAAGACGGCGTTGTTTATTTTCAAAAAGATGCGGATGGTAACCAGATCCCTTCCCAGACGAAAATTCTGAAAGAGCCTGTTCAGGGGGAAGATATCGTCCTAACCATTGACAGTAATATTCAGCTAATGGCTGAAAAAGCAGTGAAGGAAGCTGCAGCAACCTGGAAAACAAAAAGTGTTACCGCGATCGTTATGGAAACAAAAACTGGCGAGGTAGTTGCCATGGCGACCACCCCAGACTATAATCTCAACGATCCTTTTACGCTGGATCCAACCTTTGCGGCAACCCATGCTGAAGACTTGGCTGGAAAAACAGATGAAGAAAAATTAGCCGAAATGTATAAAAACCAGGCCGTGAGTTTCATTTATGAGCCAGGTTCAACTTTTAAAGCCCTTACTGGTTCAGCTGCTTTGGAAGAAGGGGTTATCACCCCCGATACAATTGTCTATTGTGATGGTGCCATTCAGGTCGGAGATGCAGTAATTAATTGTGCGACTGGTCCTCATGGCGCCGAGACTGTTTCAGATGCGATTGCCCACTCCTGTAACCCAGGGCTGGTTCAGATTATTGAAAAATTAAACCCAGATGTTTTTTATCAATATGTCTATAATTTTGGACTGGGTCAAACAACTGGTATCGAGTTAGACGGTGAAGAGTCGGGAATCGTTAATCGTCTATCCACCGCCAATGGGGGAGTCAATGAAGTGGATTATGCCACATTTTCATTTGGACAGGGCCTGGCGGTTACACCGATACAAATAATAAGTGCGCTAAACTGTGTAGTAAATAATGGGTATTATGAGAAACCCACAATCATTTCCAGTGAAACGAAAGGAGAACCGATTGAGTCGCCTAAGCAAATAATTTCAACAGAAACATCCTCTGCCATGAGAGAAATTATGCGTAAGGTGGTCGGCTATGATGCCGACATGACAGCACTTTCGGAAGGATATAGCATTGGGGGAAAAACGGGAACGGCGGAGAAATTCATTAATGGTGAGTATTCCAGCTCTAAATATGTTACATCATTTTATTGTTTTTCACCGGTGGAAGATCCCAAATATTCGGTTTATGTGGTCTTGGATGAACCGGCGGCCGGAGCCTATGGGAGTACCAGTGCAGCCCCAACCGCGATTAGTTTAATGAAACAAGCGCTTAATTATAATTCGGCGGATGCCACAAATACCGGAGGCGCTACGCAGGAGATTCAAAGTGGAACGATTACTGTTCCAGATCTTGTTGGCCAAAATAGTGATTTTGCCGCCAGCATCCTTAATGAAAAAGGGATAAAATATTCGATTGATCCAACAACTACGGGCAGCACTGTTATCAGCCAAAGTGTGCCAACAAATTCTGTGTATGATCCGAACACTGAACTTGTTCTGGCTCTGGGTGATTCGGGTACTGAATCGGCAGGTACGGTTGTTGTTCCTGATTTAAAAGGTCTGTCCATCCAAAGCGCCAACGAAATCTTGACGGGATTGGGCCTGAAACTTAAAATCACCGGTAATGGATTTGCATCAAGTCAGACTCCGGCACCAACAACCGTTGTCGATAAGGGCAGTGACGTCAGCGTAACGTTTACCCCATAG
- a CDS encoding FtsQ-type POTRA domain-containing protein — MKRSKKKRPKEKSNEKPLPRELTKQELREQRRRQRKVNKRKRIFKSLVTILIILGIIGLISFASYQAVKLGVFNVVEIEVVGNEIIDAQTVIEASGIRVGESIFLVDVNQANYNINALMNLKELEISKIMPNKILIRMVESTPICAVNFDNKVYYLTEDKELIQDGEYLRKTDIPLVFGSDAVTISEIGKEVVVEPYWRFDTIMNILKDLRNDGNLGKISEVRMTDVNTYEIVTKNGTIFILWDYNNYYDNKAYIQNNLDKNTSNMIINLAAGPKPVIKGR; from the coding sequence ATGAAACGATCAAAGAAGAAAAGGCCCAAAGAAAAATCAAATGAAAAACCACTACCCCGTGAATTGACAAAGCAGGAGCTGCGGGAGCAGCGACGGCGACAACGGAAAGTTAATAAACGCAAACGGATCTTTAAAAGTCTGGTTACGATTTTGATCATCCTTGGCATTATCGGATTGATCAGCTTCGCCTCCTATCAGGCGGTGAAGTTGGGTGTCTTTAACGTAGTGGAAATAGAAGTGGTTGGAAATGAGATTATTGATGCTCAAACGGTAATTGAAGCATCAGGGATCAGGGTTGGGGAAAGTATTTTCTTAGTTGATGTCAATCAGGCAAACTATAATATCAATGCATTGATGAATTTAAAAGAATTGGAAATTTCAAAGATCATGCCAAATAAAATTCTGATTCGTATGGTCGAATCTACACCCATTTGCGCAGTTAATTTTGACAATAAGGTTTATTATCTGACAGAGGATAAAGAATTGATCCAAGATGGCGAATACTTAAGAAAAACGGATATCCCACTTGTTTTTGGGAGTGATGCGGTGACCATCTCAGAAATTGGGAAAGAAGTCGTGGTTGAACCCTATTGGCGATTTGATACGATTATGAACATCCTAAAGGATTTAAGAAATGACGGCAATTTAGGAAAAATATCTGAAGTACGAATGACGGATGTTAACACCTATGAGATTGTCACGAAAAATGGTACCATTTTCATACTTTGGGATTATAATAATTATTATGACAACAAGGCCTATATTCAGAACAATCTGGATAAAAATACCAGTAATATGATTATTAACTTGGCGGCAGGACCAAAACCGGTTATTAAAGGGCGATAA
- the ftsW gene encoding putative lipid II flippase FtsW, whose translation MKTGKIDRPFLIALLLLAGIGVIMVFSASMYSSTISGEKGYALFLKQLIFDLLGVIVMVIVSKIDYRVYKKYYLVGIVISIFLLIIVLIPGIGLKVNDARRWIDLKVTTFQPSEFAKVAMILYFSTIVSRKPEIIKENLPFLLNCMLPLFLICGITAIEPSLSAAMAIAVGAGAVLYFGGIKFKLFYPYLGFAALGVVGLMIAEPWRLDRFNVFLGKGGYDYQISQSLLAIGTGGIFGRGLGNGKQKYLFLPELQNDFIFANIAEEFGFIGCLLVLGLFAFIIWRGFQIAQKSQDTFAYLYTSSVMLLLAFQVLVNIGVASAIIPVTGMALPFVSAGGSSVVILFAMMGPILNISRNVDLSRKLELNKKTVLKKKKIVR comes from the coding sequence ATGAAAACAGGAAAAATAGATCGACCTTTTTTAATTGCCCTTTTGCTGCTGGCAGGAATCGGGGTTATAATGGTTTTTAGTGCCAGTATGTACTCATCGACGATTAGCGGTGAAAAAGGATACGCCCTGTTTCTGAAACAATTGATTTTCGATTTATTAGGTGTGATCGTGATGGTCATCGTGAGTAAAATCGATTATCGTGTTTATAAAAAATATTATCTTGTTGGTATTGTGATTTCTATTTTTCTGTTGATTATCGTTTTAATCCCGGGAATTGGATTAAAAGTCAATGATGCCAGACGATGGATTGATTTAAAAGTAACGACTTTTCAGCCTTCAGAATTTGCCAAAGTAGCGATGATTCTTTATTTTAGTACCATTGTCTCAAGAAAACCAGAGATCATTAAGGAAAACCTGCCATTTCTATTAAACTGTATGTTGCCGCTTTTTCTGATTTGCGGGATTACCGCGATTGAACCATCACTTAGTGCGGCGATGGCCATTGCTGTCGGTGCTGGTGCGGTATTGTATTTTGGGGGAATTAAATTCAAACTTTTTTATCCCTATCTCGGCTTTGCCGCTTTGGGAGTTGTTGGTTTAATGATTGCCGAACCCTGGCGACTTGATCGCTTTAATGTTTTTTTAGGAAAAGGCGGTTATGATTATCAGATATCCCAATCGCTTTTAGCCATCGGAACCGGCGGCATTTTTGGCAGAGGCCTAGGAAATGGTAAACAGAAGTACCTGTTTTTGCCGGAGCTACAGAATGACTTCATTTTTGCCAATATTGCCGAAGAATTTGGTTTTATTGGTTGTTTGCTGGTGTTAGGTCTGTTTGCTTTTATTATCTGGCGGGGATTTCAAATTGCTCAAAAGTCACAAGATACCTTTGCTTATTTATATACCAGCAGCGTTATGCTGTTGCTGGCATTTCAGGTCTTGGTCAATATCGGCGTTGCCTCGGCAATTATACCGGTAACTGGGATGGCGTTGCCGTTTGTCAGCGCTGGCGGCTCCTCGGTGGTTATCCTTTTTGCGATGATGGGACCGATTTTAAATATTTCCCGAAACGTGGATTTGAGCAGGAAACTGGAGCTTAACAAAAAAACAGTTCTGAAAAAGAAAAAGATTGTGAGGTAG
- the ftsZ gene encoding cell division protein FtsZ, which produces MFELDGNYDNFAKIRVIGVGGGGNNAINRMIEAGMKGVDFIAVNTDKQALALALSEKKLQIGEKITQGLGSGGNPEIGQKAAEESKDAIADMIKDTDLLFLTAGMGGGTGSGAAPIIAKIAKDMDILTIGVVTKPFSFEGRVRMRNAQIASEFLQENVDSLVTIPNDRLLRMADKSTSLKDAFRLADDVLLQGVKSISDLIAMPGLISLDFADVKTIMKDTGLAHMGVGRASGDNRAEEAAKQAILSPLLETQIDGATGVLLNITAGEDLSLFEVDKAASIAREASDPDANVIFGATIDESLGDEIKITVIATGFLSGGEKEKKAVIKKVVKSASDSVGEFSIPDFLTQD; this is translated from the coding sequence GTGTTTGAATTAGATGGAAATTACGATAATTTCGCAAAAATTCGTGTAATAGGTGTTGGTGGCGGTGGAAATAACGCCATTAATCGAATGATTGAAGCAGGGATGAAGGGCGTTGATTTTATTGCTGTTAATACAGATAAACAAGCCCTTGCTTTAGCTTTGTCTGAAAAAAAGCTGCAGATCGGTGAGAAAATTACTCAGGGACTTGGTTCCGGTGGGAATCCCGAGATTGGGCAGAAAGCTGCCGAAGAAAGCAAAGATGCGATCGCAGATATGATCAAAGATACCGACCTGTTGTTTTTGACAGCCGGTATGGGCGGCGGCACCGGTTCTGGTGCGGCACCGATTATTGCCAAAATTGCCAAGGATATGGATATTTTGACCATTGGCGTTGTAACCAAGCCGTTCTCTTTTGAAGGCCGGGTACGGATGCGCAATGCGCAGATTGCCAGTGAGTTTTTACAGGAAAATGTCGATTCTCTGGTGACCATTCCAAATGACCGACTTTTAAGAATGGCAGATAAATCGACTTCGCTGAAAGATGCTTTCAGACTTGCTGATGACGTCTTACTCCAAGGGGTGAAAAGTATCTCAGATCTGATTGCAATGCCAGGACTAATCAGTCTTGACTTTGCAGATGTTAAAACCATCATGAAAGATACTGGCTTGGCGCACATGGGTGTTGGTCGTGCGAGTGGCGATAACCGTGCGGAAGAAGCTGCTAAACAGGCAATTCTCAGTCCGTTACTGGAAACTCAGATCGATGGCGCAACCGGCGTGCTACTTAATATCACCGCTGGCGAAGATCTGTCGTTATTTGAAGTGGATAAGGCAGCAAGTATTGCCAGAGAAGCTTCAGATCCAGATGCCAACGTTATTTTTGGTGCAACGATTGACGAATCGCTGGGCGATGAAATTAAAATCACTGTTATTGCAACAGGATTTTTGTCCGGTGGCGAAAAAGAAAAGAAAGCTGTTATCAAAAAAGTTGTTAAGAGTGCCAGCGACTCCGTTGGTGAATTTTCAATTCCAGATTTCCTAACCCAAGATTAA
- the mraY gene encoding phospho-N-acetylmuramoyl-pentapeptide-transferase — protein sequence MEITILKAGLIGLLISFGVVYLVTPRFIPMLKRLKFGQAIREEGPQSHLEKSGTPTMGGLVIQLGVVVAFVLLSAFTGNWDFFPILVMLYFGCVGFIDDYIKVSKKHNLGLRAWQKMVLQCVGALAIALYAYYSPTIGSELIIPFMKQPVDFGFWYVPFTFIAIVSIVNAVNLTDGLDGLASGVTLIVAIFFFVGSLILPEASTTIFIGAIIGGCLGFLRHNSKPADIFMGDTGSMALGGAVVVMAIITQLQVFLLIAGALFVIEALSVVIQVGYFKATKGKRFFKMAPIHHHFELSGWSETRVVTVFWVATAIFVSIAFICLG from the coding sequence ATGGAAATAACAATATTAAAGGCAGGTCTGATTGGGTTGCTGATTTCCTTCGGTGTTGTCTATTTGGTAACGCCACGCTTTATTCCAATGCTCAAACGGCTGAAATTTGGTCAGGCGATCCGGGAAGAAGGTCCCCAAAGTCATCTGGAAAAATCGGGCACGCCGACGATGGGCGGTCTGGTTATTCAACTGGGGGTCGTGGTTGCTTTTGTGCTGTTGTCCGCATTTACGGGAAATTGGGATTTTTTCCCAATTCTAGTGATGTTGTATTTTGGTTGTGTTGGCTTTATTGATGACTATATCAAAGTTTCCAAAAAACATAATCTCGGTCTAAGAGCCTGGCAAAAAATGGTATTGCAGTGCGTCGGTGCTCTTGCCATCGCTCTTTATGCATACTATTCACCGACAATTGGCTCGGAACTGATTATTCCTTTTATGAAACAGCCAGTAGATTTTGGGTTTTGGTATGTACCCTTTACCTTTATTGCAATTGTTTCAATCGTCAATGCGGTTAATTTAACCGATGGACTGGACGGATTGGCGTCAGGAGTGACCTTGATTGTCGCCATCTTCTTTTTTGTAGGTTCCCTGATCTTGCCAGAAGCGAGCACAACCATTTTTATTGGTGCTATTATTGGTGGATGCCTGGGTTTTTTGAGACATAATTCCAAACCAGCTGATATTTTTATGGGCGACACCGGTTCCATGGCTTTAGGCGGAGCCGTTGTGGTGATGGCGATCATCACCCAGCTGCAAGTTTTTTTACTGATTGCCGGAGCCTTGTTTGTTATCGAGGCTTTATCCGTTGTCATTCAGGTGGGTTACTTTAAGGCCACCAAAGGCAAGCGCTTTTTTAAGATGGCTCCGATTCATCATCATTTTGAATTATCCGGCTGGAGTGAAACCCGGGTGGTTACCGTCTTTTGGGTCGCTACAGCAATTTTTGTAAGCATTGCATTTATTTGTTTAGGATAG
- the murD gene encoding UDP-N-acetylmuramoyl-L-alanine--D-glutamate ligase, with protein sequence MRKTTLVIGAARSGVAVTELLLNRGETVVLTDTRASSIVHKEFPQILDYEKESEFESIFGIQPSPEILNAIDEVVVSPGVPLIIPIIQAAYEQGIPVIGEVEAAYRLTKTPFIAITGTNGKTTTTTLLGEIFKASGRGTYVVGNIGDPITNYVGSAKEIEVFVTEISSFQLETIQTFRPRAAAILNLTPDHLDRHLTVENYVKAKGRIFENQTAEDLLVLNGDDELVCQLGEKANSKKAYFSYKNKVDYGAWCLNGEIWINNGAETFFVCNESELGIIGPHNTMNALAALTLAYFSGVTLAVIVQVLKSFKGVEHRLEMVGCFAGVTYINDSKGTNTNATITALNAVKEPIILLAGGYDKKEDYSELMELVAKRVKLLIVLGVTADDLIKTAKTKGVTAISRVETYEEAVACAKAVAQTGDTVLLSPACASWDMFDNYEIRGRVFKELVTENQ encoded by the coding sequence ATGAGAAAAACAACCCTAGTAATTGGCGCTGCCCGAAGTGGTGTAGCGGTAACAGAATTATTATTAAATCGTGGAGAGACGGTTGTCTTAACAGATACCCGGGCGTCCAGCATTGTTCATAAAGAATTCCCGCAAATTTTGGATTATGAAAAAGAATCAGAATTTGAATCAATCTTTGGCATTCAACCCAGTCCGGAGATTTTAAACGCCATTGATGAAGTGGTGGTCAGCCCCGGGGTTCCCTTGATTATTCCGATTATCCAAGCAGCCTACGAACAGGGTATTCCTGTCATTGGAGAGGTTGAAGCGGCCTATCGATTGACAAAAACACCTTTTATTGCGATTACCGGAACCAATGGAAAAACCACGACAACTACACTGCTGGGAGAAATCTTTAAGGCGAGCGGCAGAGGAACCTATGTGGTCGGAAATATTGGTGATCCGATCACCAACTATGTAGGCAGTGCCAAAGAAATTGAAGTATTTGTCACGGAGATCAGCAGTTTTCAATTGGAAACCATTCAGACCTTTCGTCCACGAGCGGCAGCAATTCTCAATTTAACCCCAGATCATTTGGACCGGCATCTGACCGTGGAAAATTATGTGAAAGCCAAAGGGCGGATTTTTGAAAATCAAACCGCTGAAGATCTGCTGGTCTTAAATGGAGATGACGAGCTAGTCTGTCAATTGGGTGAAAAAGCGAACTCAAAAAAAGCCTATTTCAGTTATAAAAATAAGGTCGATTATGGTGCCTGGTGTTTAAATGGCGAAATCTGGATTAACAATGGCGCCGAAACTTTTTTTGTTTGCAACGAATCTGAATTGGGCATTATTGGCCCCCACAACACCATGAATGCCTTGGCAGCCCTAACCCTGGCTTATTTTTCGGGGGTTACATTAGCGGTAATTGTTCAGGTGCTCAAATCCTTTAAAGGGGTGGAACACCGCCTGGAAATGGTCGGCTGTTTTGCCGGGGTGACTTATATCAATGATTCCAAGGGAACGAATACCAATGCTACCATTACGGCTTTGAATGCGGTGAAAGAACCGATTATTTTACTGGCCGGGGGGTATGATAAAAAAGAAGATTATTCCGAGCTCATGGAACTAGTAGCCAAACGAGTGAAGCTGCTGATTGTTTTAGGCGTGACAGCGGATGATTTAATCAAAACTGCCAAGACTAAAGGTGTGACGGCAATTTCCAGGGTCGAAACCTATGAAGAAGCTGTTGCTTGTGCAAAAGCAGTGGCTCAGACGGGTGATACAGTGTTATTATCTCCAGCCTGTGCCAGCTGGGATATGTTTGATAATTATGAAATCCGAGGTCGTGTTTTCAAAGAATTGGTGACCGAAAATCAATAA
- the murG gene encoding undecaprenyldiphospho-muramoylpentapeptide beta-N-acetylglucosaminyltransferase, with translation MKVLIAAGGTGGHIYPGLAIAEKIKKENPDAEIIFIGSKVGMEKNIIPQFGYPIEYIRVRGFERKASLETLAAIKGIFDGLNDSKKIIRDHQPDLVIGTGGFTAGPLLLIASRRKIKTMIHEQNAYPGKTNLMLGKRVDRIAISFKEAQKYFPKEKTFLAGNPVRSEYHQIDRNDLRKRLNLSQNQKMVLIMGGSQGAGSINRSALSLIEFYKERTDRVIYHLTGKDQYETIKKEVENMGLATSGHVFVDAYSNEVHRLLGAADLVISRSGAMSVAEIQAVGTPSILVPYPMAAGNHQEFNARVITDAGGGVLIKDRDLIGDLLIQTTEALLRDESKLQRMSQISKELSIINAGDRIYDEIKKLMEN, from the coding sequence GTGAAAGTACTCATTGCAGCTGGCGGAACTGGAGGGCATATCTATCCGGGACTGGCCATTGCTGAAAAAATAAAAAAGGAAAATCCAGATGCTGAAATAATTTTTATTGGCTCCAAAGTGGGGATGGAAAAAAACATCATTCCCCAATTTGGATATCCCATTGAGTATATTCGCGTCAGGGGATTTGAACGAAAAGCTTCATTGGAAACGTTGGCGGCGATTAAGGGCATTTTTGATGGTCTTAATGATTCGAAAAAAATAATCAGAGATCATCAACCAGATCTGGTTATTGGTACCGGCGGATTTACAGCAGGGCCACTGCTTTTAATTGCCAGCCGACGCAAAATAAAAACCATGATTCATGAACAGAATGCCTATCCGGGCAAAACAAATCTGATGCTGGGCAAACGGGTGGACCGTATTGCTATCAGTTTTAAAGAAGCACAAAAGTACTTTCCCAAAGAAAAAACCTTCCTGGCTGGAAATCCAGTGCGATCAGAATATCATCAAATTGACAGAAATGATTTGCGAAAGCGTTTGAATCTTTCGCAAAATCAAAAGATGGTATTGATTATGGGTGGCAGCCAGGGGGCTGGTTCCATTAATCGTAGTGCCTTGTCACTGATTGAGTTTTATAAGGAGCGAACGGATCGGGTTATTTATCATTTAACTGGAAAAGATCAATATGAAACGATCAAAAAAGAAGTGGAAAATATGGGTCTGGCAACATCAGGTCATGTCTTTGTGGATGCCTACAGCAATGAGGTTCACCGACTTCTGGGCGCCGCTGATCTGGTGATCAGTCGATCCGGGGCCATGTCGGTGGCTGAAATCCAGGCGGTGGGAACGCCATCTATTTTGGTGCCTTATCCCATGGCCGCCGGAAATCATCAGGAATTCAATGCCCGGGTGATCACCGATGCGGGTGGTGGGGTGCTCATCAAGGATCGGGATCTGATCGGTGATTTGTTGATCCAGACAACCGAAGCATTACTGCGGGATGAGTCGAAACTTCAGCGGATGTCTCAAATATCAAAAGAATTAAGCATTATCAATGCCGGAGATCGGATTTATGATGAAATAAAGAAATTGATGGAGAATTAA
- the murF gene encoding UDP-N-acetylmuramoyl-tripeptide--D-alanyl-D-alanine ligase, giving the protein MESISIDEILHITQGELLQGTRSQAITNVAIDSRKIENGYLYVPIIGESNNGHDYINQAFLNGCTVCLTQEKERSFPEGLAVIFVDSTLAAMKVLAGFNRHRYRLPVIAITGSSGKTTTKDLVAAVLAQKYNTLKTEGNFNNEYGIPQTLFNLEPDHEMAVIEMGMDHLGDISKSIQIVEPDIGVITNVGLSHIERLKTQENIYLAKKEILQTLKSQGIAYVNGDDVFLKKLSEEQNNFLIRTFGIHGDHTVKALDYRSHQDGLEIQVAWEDRSERYTFNYPGEHNVYNCLVAIGLGYFYEMSQAQIQKGLDAFVPSGNRMDIFTIGETKIINDSYNANPDAMRASLDVLATLGRDYKRKIAILGDMLEMGEYGPPAHYEVGNYAKDKADLLIGVGELGQQICNGYGDSGEVYHVLDALAAGECLKKIIQPNDIILIKASRGMGLERIIDFIKEGNR; this is encoded by the coding sequence ATGGAAAGTATCAGTATTGATGAAATACTTCACATTACCCAGGGAGAATTGCTCCAGGGGACACGGTCACAGGCCATTACAAATGTCGCCATTGACAGTCGGAAAATAGAAAATGGCTATTTATATGTACCAATTATTGGGGAATCAAACAACGGACATGATTATATTAATCAGGCATTTTTAAATGGATGTACGGTTTGTCTGACCCAGGAAAAAGAGCGAAGTTTTCCAGAGGGGTTAGCAGTCATTTTTGTTGACTCAACCTTGGCGGCCATGAAAGTATTGGCTGGGTTTAACCGCCATCGCTATCGTTTGCCAGTAATTGCTATTACCGGCAGCAGTGGTAAAACAACGACTAAGGACCTGGTAGCAGCGGTTCTGGCACAGAAGTATAATACCTTAAAAACGGAAGGCAACTTCAATAATGAATATGGCATTCCTCAAACACTATTTAATTTGGAGCCGGATCATGAGATGGCTGTCATTGAAATGGGAATGGATCACCTAGGAGATATTTCAAAATCAATCCAAATAGTAGAACCGGATATCGGGGTAATTACCAATGTTGGTTTAAGTCACATTGAGCGTTTGAAAACCCAGGAAAACATTTATCTGGCCAAAAAAGAAATCCTGCAAACACTAAAAAGCCAGGGGATCGCCTATGTTAATGGTGATGATGTTTTTTTAAAAAAATTATCGGAAGAACAAAATAATTTTCTGATCAGAACTTTTGGGATTCATGGCGACCATACGGTAAAAGCGCTTGATTACCGTTCCCACCAGGACGGCCTAGAAATCCAGGTCGCCTGGGAAGATCGAAGTGAACGGTATACCTTTAATTATCCCGGTGAACATAATGTCTATAATTGCCTGGTTGCCATTGGCTTGGGGTATTTTTATGAAATGTCTCAGGCTCAAATTCAAAAAGGTCTTGATGCATTTGTCCCCAGCGGTAATCGGATGGATATTTTCACCATTGGCGAAACCAAAATCATCAATGACTCTTATAATGCCAACCCTGACGCCATGAGGGCATCCCTGGATGTCTTGGCGACCCTTGGTCGCGATTACAAACGAAAAATTGCCATTCTCGGGGATATGCTGGAAATGGGTGAATATGGTCCACCAGCTCATTACGAGGTGGGCAACTATGCTAAAGATAAGGCCGATTTACTGATTGGGGTAGGCGAACTGGGACAGCAGATCTGTAATGGCTATGGAGACAGCGGCGAAGTTTATCACGTTTTGGATGCTCTTGCAGCTGGGGAATGCCTGAAGAAGATTATCCAGCCAAACGATATTATTTTGATTAAAGCGTCCCGGGGAATGGGGTTGGAACGAATCATTGACTTCATAAAGGAAGGGAACAGATAA